A window from bacterium encodes these proteins:
- a CDS encoding non-heme iron oxygenase ferredoxin subunit, translating to MSEYIRVARASEVAPGSMKRVDVGGRAVALINLGGEFFAIDDTCTHEEASLSQGTLSGEVVVCPKHGARFHAKTGRVLALPAVRSVAVYPVRVDGGEVLVSPEAHRSGEVPHRR from the coding sequence GTGAGCGAGTACATTCGCGTGGCCCGCGCGAGCGAGGTGGCGCCCGGGTCGATGAAGCGGGTGGACGTGGGCGGCCGGGCCGTCGCGCTGATCAACCTGGGCGGTGAGTTCTTCGCGATCGATGATACCTGCACCCACGAAGAGGCGTCCCTCAGCCAGGGGACGCTGTCGGGAGAAGTGGTGGTCTGTCCCAAGCACGGCGCCCGGTTCCACGCCAAGACCGGCCGGGTGCTGGCGCTGCCGGCGGTGCGCTCGGTGGCGGTCTACCCGGTGCGGGTCGACGGGGGCGAGGTGCTGGTGTCCCCCGAGGCGCACCGCTCGGGGGAGGTTCCCCACCGCCGGTAG
- the sufD gene encoding Fe-S cluster assembly protein SufD produces MSDAPPASLSRAVVEEHSAASGEPAWLREHRLAAWEAFERLPLPLANVGEEWRRTDIGGLDLDAFGVLPHRVHRGAPPAPLLALVGDPTEAAGLRLVANGVEVQSRLAGELARSGLIFTSLSEAVVKHPDLVRPYLGTVVRDDENKFRALHGALWSGGTFLYVPKALEVDLQLVTGTWLDRDGAAFLPHTLVVAEERSRVTLVEVFGSAPGASRTLVNHAVELIPKAGAQIRYVNLQDWARNLWEFGIVRMVLERDATVNSLMVAFGAGLVKTNVESRLVGEGSTSEMLGIAFGDGTQHFDYHTLQEHVARSTTSDLLYKGVLKDKARSVFSGLIRADHGAQKTNAFQLNRNLILSEGARADSMPKLEILANDLRCTHGASTSRLNEDQIFYLMSRGLPRAVAVRMMVDGFLAEIFDRIPLEMIRQRLSETVERKMGDYV; encoded by the coding sequence GTGAGTGACGCCCCTCCGGCATCGTTGAGCCGGGCAGTGGTCGAGGAGCACAGCGCCGCCTCGGGCGAGCCGGCCTGGCTGCGCGAGCACCGTCTCGCGGCGTGGGAAGCCTTTGAACGGCTCCCCCTGCCGTTGGCGAACGTCGGCGAGGAATGGCGCCGCACCGACATCGGCGGGCTCGATCTGGACGCGTTCGGAGTGCTGCCCCACCGCGTGCACCGGGGCGCGCCGCCCGCGCCGCTTCTGGCGCTGGTGGGCGATCCGACCGAGGCGGCCGGGCTGCGGCTGGTGGCCAACGGGGTCGAGGTCCAAAGCCGGCTGGCGGGCGAGCTGGCCCGAAGCGGGCTGATCTTCACCTCGCTCTCCGAGGCGGTGGTCAAGCACCCCGACCTCGTCCGGCCGTACCTCGGGACCGTGGTGCGGGACGACGAGAACAAGTTCCGGGCGCTGCACGGGGCGTTGTGGAGCGGCGGGACCTTCCTGTACGTCCCGAAGGCCCTCGAGGTGGACCTGCAGTTGGTCACGGGGACCTGGCTGGATCGGGATGGCGCGGCGTTCCTCCCGCACACGCTCGTGGTGGCCGAGGAGCGCAGTCGCGTGACCCTCGTTGAGGTCTTCGGCTCGGCCCCGGGCGCCTCGCGGACCCTCGTCAACCACGCGGTCGAACTGATCCCCAAGGCCGGAGCCCAGATCCGCTACGTCAATCTCCAGGACTGGGCGCGCAACCTCTGGGAGTTCGGCATCGTCCGGATGGTCCTGGAGCGGGATGCCACCGTGAACAGCCTGATGGTGGCGTTCGGCGCGGGGCTCGTCAAGACCAACGTAGAGAGCCGGCTCGTCGGGGAAGGGAGCACATCGGAGATGCTCGGCATCGCCTTCGGCGACGGGACCCAGCACTTCGACTACCATACCCTGCAGGAGCACGTCGCGCGGAGCACCACGAGCGACCTCCTCTACAAGGGCGTGCTCAAGGACAAGGCGCGCTCGGTGTTCTCCGGGTTGATCCGTGCCGATCACGGCGCCCAGAAGACCAATGCCTTTCAGCTCAACCGCAACCTGATTCTCTCGGAGGGGGCGCGGGCGGACAGCATGCCCAAGCTCGAGATCCTGGCCAACGACCTCCGCTGCACCCACGGCGCCAGCACCAGCCGGCTCAACGAAGACCAGATCTTCTACCTGATGAGCCGGGGGCTGCCGCGGGCGGTCGCGGTCCGGATGATGGTGGACGGGTTCCTGGCCGAGATCTTCGACCGGATCCCGCTCGAGATGATCCGCCAGCGGCTGAGCGAGACCGTGGAACGCAAGATGGGGGACTACGTGTGA
- the sufB gene encoding Fe-S cluster assembly protein SufB: MAVTSPLGIDLDQYKYGFHDPEDAYAFKSRKGLDREIVEMISHMKSEPEWMRAFRLHSLGVWEKKPLPTWGGNVGEIDFNDIYYYVRPMENQGKTWDDVPENIKKTFDRLGIPEAEKKYLAGVGAQYESEVVYHSLREEWTKQGVVFLDMDSALRDHPDIVKEYFGTVIPPEDNKFSALNSSVWSGGSFVYVPEGVRVDIPLQAYFRINAQNMGQFERTLIIAEKGSYVHYVEGCTAPTYSSDSLHSAVVEIIVKEGARVRYTTIQNWSKNVYNLVTKRAVAYRDATMEWVDGNLGSKLTMKYPSVYMLEPGAKAEILSVAFAGEGQHQDPGGKVIHAAPHTQSSIVSKSISKSGGRAGYRGLVKIYPGAKGSKCAVRCDALILDDQSRSDTYPTMEIDEDDVQVTHEATVSKVSDEQLFYLMSRGINQDEAMSMIVRGFIEPISRELPMEYSVELNRLIQLEMEGSVG, encoded by the coding sequence ATGGCAGTGACGAGCCCGCTCGGCATCGATCTCGACCAGTACAAGTACGGGTTCCACGATCCCGAGGATGCGTACGCGTTCAAATCCCGGAAGGGACTCGACCGCGAGATCGTGGAGATGATCTCGCACATGAAGAGCGAGCCCGAGTGGATGCGGGCGTTCCGCCTCCACTCCCTCGGGGTGTGGGAGAAGAAGCCGCTGCCCACCTGGGGCGGCAACGTCGGCGAGATCGATTTCAACGACATCTACTACTACGTCCGGCCGATGGAGAACCAGGGGAAGACCTGGGACGACGTCCCCGAGAACATCAAGAAGACCTTCGACCGGCTGGGGATCCCCGAGGCGGAGAAGAAATACCTGGCCGGCGTGGGGGCTCAGTACGAGAGCGAGGTCGTCTACCACAGCCTGCGCGAGGAGTGGACGAAACAGGGCGTGGTGTTCCTCGACATGGATTCCGCCCTGCGCGATCATCCGGACATCGTCAAGGAGTACTTCGGGACCGTCATCCCTCCTGAGGACAACAAGTTCTCGGCGCTGAACAGTTCGGTGTGGAGCGGGGGATCGTTCGTCTACGTCCCCGAGGGTGTGCGCGTGGACATCCCGCTGCAGGCCTACTTCCGGATCAACGCCCAGAACATGGGGCAGTTTGAGCGGACCCTGATCATTGCGGAGAAGGGGTCGTACGTGCACTACGTGGAAGGGTGCACCGCCCCCACCTACTCCAGCGACTCGCTGCACAGTGCGGTCGTGGAGATCATCGTCAAGGAGGGCGCGCGCGTCCGGTACACGACCATTCAGAACTGGTCGAAGAACGTCTACAACCTGGTCACGAAGCGGGCGGTGGCCTATCGCGACGCGACGATGGAGTGGGTGGACGGGAACCTCGGCAGCAAGTTGACGATGAAGTACCCGAGCGTCTACATGCTCGAGCCCGGAGCGAAAGCGGAGATCCTCTCCGTGGCCTTCGCCGGCGAAGGGCAGCACCAGGATCCCGGCGGCAAGGTGATCCACGCCGCTCCGCACACCCAGTCGTCCATCGTCAGCAAATCGATCAGCAAGTCCGGCGGGCGGGCCGGCTACCGCGGGCTGGTGAAGATCTACCCCGGCGCCAAGGGGAGCAAGTGCGCGGTGCGCTGCGACGCGCTGATCCTCGACGACCAGTCGCGGTCGGATACCTACCCCACAATGGAAATCGACGAGGACGACGTCCAGGTGACCCACGAGGCCACCGTTTCCAAGGTCTCGGATGAACAGCTGTTCTACCTGATGAGCCGCGGGATCAACCAGGACGAGGCGATGAGCATGATCGTCCGCGGGTTCATCGAGCCGATTTCCCGAGAGTTGCCGATGGAATACAGCGTGGAACTGAACCGACTGATCCAGCTCGAAATGGAGGGCTCGGTCGGCTAG
- the sufC gene encoding Fe-S cluster assembly ATPase SufC — MDAELVIKDLWAQVEDKVILKGTNLTVRAGEIHALMGPNGSGKSTLANVLMGNPFYQVTKGEVLYKGEDLVAMAPDERARRGLFIAFQYPVSIPGVTMASFLRTAVSARRGFDKDSLMSLAEFQKLVRAKVAELQVDPAVLGRYVNEGFSGGEKKRAEILQMAVLEPEIAIMDETDSGLDVDAVKIVAAGVNRMYETSGQKMGALVITHYPRILKYIKPTTVHVMFDGRIVTSGGAALADELDQIGYDGIRAQYEQVAAEVASEGEVRSAGKVFWVRH, encoded by the coding sequence ATGGACGCCGAGCTCGTGATCAAGGATCTGTGGGCGCAGGTCGAGGATAAGGTGATCCTCAAAGGGACCAACCTGACCGTGCGCGCGGGAGAGATCCACGCCCTGATGGGCCCCAACGGGTCGGGGAAGAGCACGCTCGCCAACGTGTTGATGGGCAATCCGTTTTACCAGGTGACCAAGGGCGAGGTGCTCTACAAAGGCGAGGACCTCGTGGCGATGGCGCCCGACGAGCGGGCCCGCCGGGGTCTGTTCATCGCGTTTCAGTACCCGGTGAGCATTCCCGGGGTGACGATGGCCAGCTTCCTGCGCACCGCGGTGAGCGCGCGGCGGGGATTTGACAAGGACAGTTTGATGAGCCTGGCCGAGTTTCAGAAGCTGGTCAGGGCGAAGGTGGCGGAGCTGCAGGTCGATCCGGCGGTCCTCGGCCGCTACGTGAACGAGGGGTTCAGCGGCGGGGAGAAGAAGCGTGCCGAGATCTTGCAGATGGCGGTGCTCGAGCCGGAGATCGCGATCATGGACGAGACCGACTCGGGGCTGGACGTGGACGCGGTCAAGATCGTGGCGGCCGGGGTGAACAGGATGTACGAGACCTCCGGGCAGAAGATGGGGGCGCTCGTCATCACCCATTACCCGCGGATCCTGAAGTACATCAAGCCCACCACGGTTCACGTCATGTTCGACGGCCGGATCGTGACCTCGGGCGGCGCGGCGCTTGCCGACGAGCTCGATCAGATCGGGTACGATGGCATCCGGGCGCAGTACGAGCAGGTGGCCGCCGAGGTCGCCTCGGAGGGCGAGGTCCGGAGCGCGGGGAAGGTCTTTTGGGTCAGGCACTAG
- a CDS encoding cyclase family protein produces the protein MPLATPDLVRSVTERRVYDLEQPRTAGMPIHPAHRPGYVYQLHRRHRDSYFPRRHGPRSSASGILVMMEHSGTHIDALSHQAADLRLYGDVEITPEVETARGFTSHGIETMNPIVARGILLDVAAAKGQDPLPEHYPITPSDLEAAARLGGVSVQPGDALLVRTGYAKLWADENRYLAAAGVGREATEWAAARKVRCVGCDNMTWDETEERDPQTGGMLFAHLHLIARCGIAIMENLNLEELSRDRCREFLFVCTPLKLVGATGSPVRPIALA, from the coding sequence ATGCCTCTTGCCACACCCGATCTCGTGCGCAGCGTCACCGAACGGCGCGTCTACGACCTGGAGCAACCGCGGACGGCCGGCATGCCCATCCATCCCGCCCACCGACCGGGCTACGTCTACCAGCTGCACCGCCGGCACCGAGACAGCTACTTTCCACGGCGGCACGGACCGCGGTCCAGCGCATCCGGCATCCTCGTGATGATGGAGCACTCCGGGACCCACATCGACGCGCTCTCGCACCAGGCGGCCGATCTCCGACTCTACGGAGACGTGGAGATCACGCCGGAGGTCGAAACCGCGCGGGGGTTCACCAGCCACGGGATCGAGACGATGAACCCGATCGTCGCCCGTGGGATCCTCCTCGACGTCGCCGCCGCCAAGGGGCAAGACCCGCTGCCGGAGCACTATCCGATCACCCCATCCGACCTGGAAGCGGCGGCGCGGTTGGGCGGGGTGTCCGTCCAACCCGGGGATGCGCTCCTTGTGCGCACCGGGTACGCGAAGCTGTGGGCGGATGAGAACCGCTACCTGGCCGCCGCGGGGGTCGGGCGCGAGGCGACGGAGTGGGCGGCGGCGCGCAAGGTGCGCTGCGTGGGGTGCGACAACATGACGTGGGACGAGACCGAAGAGCGGGACCCACAGACGGGCGGCATGCTGTTCGCGCACCTGCACCTCATCGCCCGGTGCGGAATTGCCATCATGGAGAACCTCAACCTGGAGGAACTCAGCCGGGATCGGTGCCGGGAGTTCCTGTTCGTCTGCACCCCGCTGAAGCTCGTCGGCGCGACGGGGTCCCCGGTACGGCCGATCGCGCTGGCCTGA
- the pyrE gene encoding orotate phosphoribosyltransferase, translated as MANQVPATVLGALQGRTWSRLIQTSLLRGEFVLSSGRRSTHYIDKYRFETRPDLLRDIARLLAHLLPGETTRLAGPALGGIPLATAVALETGLPFVIVRPETKDHGTARLIEGVLEPGDAVVVIEDVVTTGAQVVRAARTVEAAGAKVLLVLAVVDRNEGGAEGVGAAGYAFRALFTLGEWPLPQK; from the coding sequence GTGGCGAATCAGGTTCCCGCGACCGTGCTGGGGGCGCTCCAGGGGCGGACGTGGTCCCGATTGATCCAAACCTCTCTTCTGCGCGGGGAGTTCGTGCTGAGCTCCGGGCGGAGGAGCACCCACTACATCGACAAGTACCGGTTCGAGACACGGCCGGACCTGCTGCGCGACATCGCCCGACTCCTGGCCCACCTCCTCCCCGGCGAGACGACCCGGCTCGCGGGCCCCGCGCTCGGCGGCATCCCGCTCGCGACGGCGGTCGCGCTCGAGACCGGGCTTCCCTTTGTCATCGTCCGTCCTGAGACCAAGGACCACGGGACCGCCCGCTTGATCGAGGGGGTCCTCGAGCCCGGCGATGCGGTGGTGGTGATCGAGGATGTGGTGACGACCGGCGCGCAGGTGGTGCGGGCCGCCCGCACGGTGGAGGCGGCGGGGGCCAAGGTGCTGCTCGTGCTCGCGGTGGTGGACCGCAACGAAGGGGGCGCCGAGGGCGTCGGGGCCGCCGGGTACGCGTTTCGCGCGCTCTTCACCCTCGGCGAGTGGCCGCTCCCGCAGAAGTGA
- a CDS encoding TetR/AcrR family transcriptional regulator, translating to MATTLDRLHKGQQREETRRRILHSAAQVFAAKGFHNAVVDDIVKASGTSKGAVYFYFQSKEQIFLSLVEEYATTLACEIQVAVHRARGLVAQVEAAVATVVRTFQADRDIAKIVLVDWPSVGAEFQGKRIALKAMLVEVLRGYLDRAVEDGKLTPQDTETAAYVWIGALSEVVLRWLNTGKPDPLEDVLAPLTPLLLRSVGFTVVPLASR from the coding sequence ATGGCCACCACCTTAGATCGATTACACAAAGGACAGCAGCGCGAAGAGACCCGAAGAAGGATCCTGCACTCCGCAGCACAGGTGTTTGCCGCCAAAGGCTTCCACAACGCCGTGGTCGATGACATCGTCAAAGCCTCGGGGACCTCAAAAGGGGCGGTCTACTTCTACTTCCAAAGCAAAGAGCAGATTTTCCTGTCCCTGGTCGAGGAGTACGCCACGACCCTGGCCTGTGAGATCCAGGTGGCCGTCCATCGGGCGCGCGGCTTAGTGGCCCAGGTCGAGGCGGCGGTCGCCACCGTGGTGCGGACCTTTCAGGCCGATCGGGATATCGCGAAGATCGTCCTCGTCGACTGGCCGTCGGTCGGGGCAGAGTTCCAGGGAAAGCGGATCGCCCTCAAGGCCATGCTGGTGGAGGTGCTCCGCGGGTACCTCGACCGCGCGGTCGAGGATGGCAAGTTGACCCCACAGGACACCGAGACCGCGGCGTACGTATGGATCGGCGCACTCAGCGAGGTGGTGCTCAGGTGGCTGAACACCGGAAAGCCGGACCCCCTCGAAGACGTGCTGGCCCCGTTGACCCCACTCTTGCTCCGGAGCGTGGGCTTCACCGTCGTCCCCCTCGCCTCCCGGTGA
- a CDS encoding metallopeptidase family protein produces MRRARFERLVALALDDLPARFAERLVNIAVMVEARPSREIAGELGGDILGLYQGVSEMERSPMAAYELPEVVVIYQDNIEAICQTDAEIVEEVRQTVIHEIGHHFGLTDEQMD; encoded by the coding sequence ATGCGTAGAGCCCGCTTCGAGCGCCTGGTCGCGCTGGCGCTGGACGATCTTCCGGCCCGGTTCGCGGAGCGGCTCGTGAACATCGCCGTCATGGTGGAAGCCCGACCGTCCCGCGAGATCGCCGGGGAGTTGGGCGGCGACATCCTCGGGCTGTACCAGGGCGTGAGCGAAATGGAGCGGTCGCCGATGGCGGCGTATGAGCTGCCCGAGGTGGTCGTCATCTACCAGGACAACATCGAGGCGATCTGCCAGACCGACGCGGAGATCGTCGAGGAAGTGCGCCAGACCGTCATCCACGAGATCGGGCATCACTTCGGCCTCACCGACGAGCAGATGGACTAA
- a CDS encoding NifU N-terminal domain-containing protein produces the protein MTEGRSQTFTDPNTATSPLARDLLAIPGVRQVFFLNDFITLTRQDGIDWGTVVPPAEAAIRRHLASEA, from the coding sequence ATGACCGAGGGCCGCAGCCAAACGTTCACGGACCCGAACACCGCGACGTCCCCGCTGGCCCGTGACCTGCTCGCGATTCCCGGGGTGCGGCAGGTCTTCTTCCTCAACGACTTCATCACCCTGACGCGGCAGGACGGGATCGACTGGGGAACCGTCGTCCCCCCCGCCGAGGCCGCGATCCGCCGGCACCTCGCTTCCGAAGCCTGA
- a CDS encoding PASTA domain-containing protein, protein MRRHGSAPLVERTRPRIPGAAWRRLPRRALVGVAILAVLAASVVAFASVEQRDAWLEAHPRVPNLIGQTVAEAAQMIVPLRFGVIVAGHREDPHAPIGVVLAQDPPPGRPLQRRSIIQLTVSEGSGTVPRLRDIPVSDAARRLEVVGLRLGRVSYLNDDAAPGTVLEQFTPPGEQVRPNAPVDVLVSLGPMGVGSASLLPKTPAAAPLDPKPPATPPMLTHQEGCCRVEPASGDRPTHPERERAEVHRQSADDRGPQPNVHGPEHRDVPAGP, encoded by the coding sequence ATGCGGCGTCACGGTTCAGCCCCGCTCGTCGAGCGCACACGCCCGCGGATCCCCGGCGCGGCTTGGCGCCGGCTTCCGCGGCGGGCGCTGGTGGGGGTGGCCATCCTCGCCGTACTGGCGGCGTCGGTCGTGGCGTTCGCCTCCGTCGAGCAGCGCGATGCATGGCTGGAGGCCCATCCCCGCGTGCCGAACCTGATCGGTCAAACCGTCGCCGAGGCCGCGCAGATGATCGTGCCGCTGCGCTTCGGGGTCATCGTCGCCGGGCACCGCGAGGATCCGCACGCGCCGATCGGGGTGGTGCTCGCCCAGGACCCTCCGCCCGGCCGCCCGCTCCAGCGGCGCTCGATCATTCAACTGACCGTCAGCGAAGGATCGGGCACGGTCCCGCGGCTGCGCGACATCCCGGTCAGCGACGCCGCCCGCCGGCTGGAAGTGGTCGGCCTGCGCCTGGGGCGGGTCAGCTACCTCAACGATGACGCCGCGCCCGGCACCGTCCTCGAGCAGTTCACCCCGCCGGGGGAGCAGGTGAGACCCAACGCCCCCGTGGACGTGCTGGTGAGCCTCGGGCCGATGGGAGTGGGTTCGGCATCGCTCCTGCCGAAGACGCCGGCCGCCGCTCCGCTCGATCCCAAACCGCCGGCGACGCCGCCGATGCTCACCCATCAGGAGGGGTGCTGTCGTGTCGAACCCGCTTCAGGTGACCGTCCAACCCACCCCGAACGTGAACGCGCTGAAGTTCATCGTCAATCGGCGGATGACCGAGGGCCGCAGCCAAACGTTCACGGACCCGAACACCGCGACGTCCCCGCTGGCCCGTGA
- a CDS encoding nucleotidyltransferase domain-containing protein, with the protein MTAYEHLEAFFRGEDEVVAAYLYGQPATERTWPDSDIEIALLFRHAMEAEAIAEYLEGLASSNPLGECPGILMPFALNAHILPVVHEVLNWGRVFADNDPSEREAFVQRTTERLEQERPRLLEEAHESIMQARTFGLPTSGDPVPTLAQLSRPLDPVRIGWRFGRVLTSVPIIEMFTRDIEAVAQDAERVTQIIGVFGNASGAATGIAKAMLTTFGIPRPSRRWEVFLPLADTGIIPMELALHLSAMVETRWTLLTGTSAMVPERVISQIRNYLPPIITFARRASWTTELPGLSTNQRLH; encoded by the coding sequence ATGACGGCGTACGAACACCTGGAGGCCTTTTTCCGCGGCGAGGACGAGGTGGTTGCCGCCTACTTGTACGGTCAGCCGGCCACGGAACGGACCTGGCCCGACTCCGACATTGAGATCGCCCTGCTGTTTCGCCACGCCATGGAGGCGGAGGCGATCGCCGAGTACCTCGAAGGGCTCGCCAGCAGCAACCCTTTGGGGGAGTGTCCCGGCATTCTGATGCCGTTCGCGTTGAATGCGCACATCCTCCCGGTCGTCCACGAGGTCCTCAACTGGGGCCGGGTGTTCGCGGACAACGACCCCTCCGAGCGCGAGGCGTTTGTCCAGCGCACGACCGAGCGGTTGGAGCAGGAGCGCCCGCGGTTGCTGGAAGAGGCCCACGAGTCGATCATGCAGGCGCGCACGTTCGGGCTCCCCACCTCCGGCGATCCCGTCCCCACGCTCGCGCAGCTGTCGCGCCCCCTCGATCCCGTCCGGATAGGCTGGCGGTTCGGCCGGGTGCTGACCTCGGTTCCGATCATCGAGATGTTCACCCGGGACATCGAGGCCGTGGCCCAAGACGCCGAGCGTGTCACCCAAATCATCGGCGTGTTCGGCAACGCCAGCGGGGCGGCCACGGGCATCGCCAAGGCGATGCTCACCACCTTCGGCATCCCGCGTCCCAGCCGGCGGTGGGAGGTGTTCCTGCCCCTCGCCGACACGGGCATCATCCCGATGGAACTCGCGCTCCACCTCTCGGCGATGGTGGAGACGCGGTGGACGCTGTTGACCGGAACGAGTGCTATGGTCCCTGAGCGGGTCATCTCCCAGATTCGCAACTACCTCCCTCCCATCATCACCTTTGCCCGTCGGGCTTCGTGGACCACGGAGCTGCCTGGTCTCTCCACCAACCAGCGGCTTCACTGA